Proteins found in one Methanospirillum hungatei JF-1 genomic segment:
- a CDS encoding ATP-binding protein, translating into MAGKRIPYGISNYQTIAREGYLYVDKTRFIRVLEENQEPFVFFLRPRRFGKSLFVSLLSNYYDRLQKDQFNEFFTGTDIWKEPTPKKGSYYVLNFDFSGISTTTEEELVESFSRKIQNYLNLFLAKYNIPITLHSHSSPADVLAEFFSLVFTRIDGQIYVIIDEYDHFANELLGFDIQLFHQSLGGNGFIRKWFEVLKEATKTIVGRIFATGVSPITLDSLTSGFSTARDLTRSPRLHEMMGFTESEVDMLIHEALPEEIIFPGMIETLREYYDGYCFSEDCTARLFNSDMVLYYLTSCLDRQKPPEKLLDSNIISDYSKFEKLMRIKTPDQNFSVLSRITSDGFVSANLTETFTLDISFSEDDFISLLFYLGLLTIQESLPGRVQVKTPNYVIHGLYHDFMMQMISREAGLDVQSSVIADAIYQIAYSGKCDKLVSLVEEVLHAFSNRDYIGFDEKYLKILIFAYAHMSTLYLVKSEYEISGGYIDIAFLPREPWHPDYYALFELKYIKSGQSSPEAINKALKDGIEQMTRYGSSPEWAYQKKVKRWVLVFAGDRCVHNREVTP; encoded by the coding sequence ATGGCCGGAAAGAGAATCCCCTATGGTATAAGTAATTACCAGACCATTGCCAGAGAGGGATATCTGTACGTTGATAAAACAAGGTTCATCCGGGTTCTTGAAGAGAATCAGGAACCGTTTGTTTTTTTTCTCCGGCCCCGGCGGTTTGGAAAGAGTCTGTTTGTCTCTCTTCTGAGTAATTACTATGATCGATTGCAAAAAGATCAATTTAATGAATTCTTTACCGGCACTGATATCTGGAAGGAACCAACTCCGAAAAAAGGATCATACTACGTATTGAATTTTGATTTCTCCGGAATATCAACTACCACAGAAGAAGAACTTGTGGAGAGTTTCAGTCGTAAAATCCAAAACTATCTGAATCTGTTTCTTGCAAAATATAATATTCCCATAACTCTTCATAGCCATTCATCTCCTGCTGACGTTTTGGCAGAATTTTTCTCCCTGGTATTTACCAGAATTGATGGACAGATATATGTCATCATTGATGAGTATGATCATTTTGCGAATGAACTCCTTGGATTTGACATACAGCTCTTTCACCAGAGCCTTGGCGGGAATGGTTTTATCAGGAAATGGTTTGAGGTATTGAAAGAGGCGACTAAGACAATAGTTGGCAGGATTTTCGCAACCGGTGTATCTCCGATAACGCTTGACAGTCTTACCAGTGGATTTAGTACCGCACGGGACCTGACCCGAAGCCCGAGACTCCATGAGATGATGGGATTTACTGAGTCAGAAGTTGACATGCTCATTCATGAGGCACTTCCTGAAGAGATCATCTTTCCCGGGATGATCGAGACCCTCCGGGAGTATTATGATGGGTATTGTTTCAGTGAAGATTGTACTGCCCGTCTGTTCAATAGTGATATGGTCCTCTATTATCTTACAAGTTGTCTTGACCGGCAAAAGCCCCCGGAAAAACTTCTTGATTCGAATATTATTAGTGACTATAGCAAGTTTGAAAAACTGATGCGGATAAAAACTCCTGATCAGAATTTTTCAGTCCTGTCCAGGATAACCAGTGACGGCTTTGTTTCAGCAAACCTCACCGAGACCTTTACTCTTGATATCTCTTTTTCTGAAGATGATTTCATCTCGCTTCTCTTTTACCTCGGGCTATTGACAATCCAGGAGTCACTACCCGGCAGAGTGCAGGTAAAGACTCCAAATTATGTCATACATGGCCTGTATCATGATTTCATGATGCAGATGATCTCACGAGAAGCTGGATTGGATGTACAAAGCAGCGTAATTGCAGATGCCATTTATCAGATAGCTTACTCCGGGAAGTGTGATAAACTGGTTTCCCTTGTTGAAGAGGTTCTCCATGCTTTTTCCAATCGTGACTATATCGGCTTTGATGAAAAATACCTGAAAATTCTCATATTCGCCTATGCCCATATGAGTACTCTGTACCTGGTAAAATCAGAATATGAAATTTCAGGTGGATATATCGATATTGCGTTCCTACCACGGGAGCCCTGGCATCCGGATTACTATGCTCTTTTTGAGTTAAAATATATAAAATCAGGTCAGAGTTCACCAGAGGCAATAAACAAGGCATTGAAAGATGGAATAGAGCAGATGACACGGTATGGATCGTCACCAGAATGGGCATATCAGAAAAAGGTGAAACGATGGGTCCTTGTCTTCGCAGGTGATCGGTGTGTGCATAACCGGGAGGTCACCCCGTGA
- a CDS encoding ATP-binding protein, with translation MNSSAQVQKLPIGIQSFEKMRTEGFAYVDKTPFIASLVKNGSYYFLSRPRRFGKSLFIDTLDCAFSGRKKLFNGLFLDDPNSGWDWTRIYPVLRIDWSAFPVRTPDELRAGIQEIIDEWGKKWDCTASEGSLSGNFSHIVRSIHESAGEKVVILIDEYDKPILDTVEDVQTAIGMRDILKDFYGVLKSLDPYLKFVMLTGVSKFVKTGIFSGLNNLNDITLDSAYSGICGYTERDISTIFHSWLSKYSIEQVREWYDGYSWTGEHVYNPFDILLLFSKKVFRPYWFETGTPSFLIKLWSVHPRFPAEYEGLIAGDDLLGSFDPEHIRLETLLFQAGYLTIKTWSSDPVRGFTCVLGYPNLEVRTSLNLLFSDTLLGYSVSESRVRLYEILEGGHADQLKVLIESLFASIPYEWYRKNQMSGFEGFYASILYSWFASLGYEIIAEDMTNKGRIDLTVKTRTGIWIFEFKVSDIPPENTSALEQIHNREYVQKYFADPRKKFLIGITFDPQSRNIIHFESEII, from the coding sequence GTGAATTCATCTGCACAGGTCCAAAAACTCCCTATCGGTATCCAGTCATTTGAGAAGATGAGGACCGAAGGGTTTGCATATGTGGATAAGACTCCTTTCATTGCCTCCCTTGTAAAGAACGGGTCATATTATTTCTTATCACGGCCCCGGCGGTTTGGAAAGAGTCTCTTCATTGACACCCTTGATTGTGCCTTTTCCGGACGAAAGAAACTCTTTAATGGGTTGTTCCTTGATGATCCGAATTCCGGGTGGGATTGGACCCGTATATATCCTGTCCTTCGAATAGACTGGTCTGCATTTCCTGTCAGAACCCCTGATGAACTCAGAGCAGGGATTCAGGAGATCATAGATGAATGGGGAAAAAAGTGGGACTGTACCGCTTCTGAAGGGTCATTGTCTGGAAATTTCTCGCATATTGTCAGATCAATACATGAATCAGCCGGAGAAAAGGTTGTCATCCTCATCGATGAATATGACAAGCCAATACTCGATACCGTAGAGGATGTCCAGACTGCAATCGGGATGCGGGACATTCTCAAAGATTTTTATGGGGTATTAAAATCTCTCGATCCTTATTTGAAGTTTGTCATGTTAACCGGTGTCTCCAAATTTGTAAAGACCGGTATCTTCTCAGGCCTGAATAATCTGAATGATATCACCCTTGACAGTGCATACTCCGGGATTTGTGGATACACCGAAAGAGATATCTCCACTATCTTTCATTCCTGGCTTTCCAAATATTCAATAGAACAGGTTCGTGAGTGGTATGACGGATATTCGTGGACTGGGGAACACGTGTATAACCCGTTTGATATCCTGCTTCTCTTTTCAAAAAAAGTATTCAGACCCTATTGGTTTGAAACTGGAACACCTTCTTTTCTCATAAAACTATGGTCCGTACATCCCCGGTTTCCTGCTGAATATGAGGGGCTGATTGCAGGAGATGATCTTCTTGGTTCATTTGATCCTGAGCATATCAGGCTTGAAACCCTCCTCTTTCAGGCAGGGTACCTGACGATCAAAACCTGGTCGTCGGATCCGGTGAGAGGATTTACCTGTGTTCTGGGGTACCCGAACCTTGAAGTCAGAACTTCCTTGAATCTCTTATTTTCTGATACTCTTCTGGGATATTCTGTATCAGAATCCCGGGTCCGACTGTATGAGATTCTTGAAGGGGGACACGCTGATCAGTTAAAAGTTCTCATCGAGTCACTTTTCGCTTCGATTCCCTATGAATGGTACCGAAAAAATCAGATGTCCGGATTTGAAGGTTTTTATGCAAGTATATTGTACTCCTGGTTCGCAAGTCTCGGGTATGAGATAATTGCTGAAGATATGACAAATAAAGGACGAATTGATCTGACAGTAAAAACACGAACCGGTATCTGGATCTTTGAATTTAAAGTGTCCGATATACCTCCTGAAAATACATCAGCCCTTGAGCAAATTCATAACAGGGAGTATGTTCAGAAATATTTCGCCGATCCCCGGAAGAAATTTCTGATAGGCATCACATTTGATCCACAGTCCCGCAATATTATTCACTTTGAATCAGAGATAATCTGA
- a CDS encoding ABC transporter permease, translating into MTGNHLSVAFFLAIRSIQRGNRFTFLLTVAIMGLVFVNLVFLPSIISGVVVNFNTQSINYNYGNLVIEPRENTLYITGVDEVKQKISQISEVIGTSPRFSAGATYNYHGTQISGQIVGFNPRYEQEVTLLHTKLKEGEFLAEGDGDSILLGAQLAGNIDERKDKTDSLGGVTAGDSILVTFNNGVKRTLKVKGILDTGSFGVDRNGFVTLKEVNQVYGISDTATSVLVKLSQNGEEERYKKILMESGIAQKIRTFQEKGQGFVNDAIRSFEIINAISTMVSLVIAIVVIFIVIFINTINKRRQIGILKAIGINKKIIIYSYIIQVLIIATCGILLGLALSSGLVAYLTINPLVFPGGAVYPVVEPGPVIRSVISLALVSLISGFIPSWKTANEPILDAIRGQ; encoded by the coding sequence ATGACAGGAAATCACCTTTCAGTCGCATTTTTCCTTGCTATACGCTCAATTCAGCGAGGGAACCGATTCACCTTTCTTCTCACCGTTGCGATCATGGGATTGGTTTTTGTAAACCTGGTATTCCTGCCATCTATCATTTCAGGGGTTGTTGTCAACTTTAACACCCAGTCCATCAACTATAATTACGGGAACCTGGTCATCGAGCCTCGAGAGAATACGCTGTATATCACCGGTGTGGATGAGGTCAAACAGAAGATTTCCCAGATATCAGAAGTGATCGGAACATCACCCAGGTTCTCTGCCGGAGCCACGTATAATTATCATGGAACCCAGATATCCGGGCAGATAGTAGGGTTTAATCCCAGATATGAGCAGGAAGTGACGCTCCTGCATACCAAGCTGAAAGAAGGAGAATTCCTTGCAGAGGGAGATGGCGATAGTATCCTTCTTGGTGCCCAGCTTGCCGGCAATATTGATGAACGGAAAGATAAGACCGATTCACTCGGAGGAGTCACAGCCGGAGATTCTATTCTCGTGACCTTTAATAACGGGGTGAAAAGAACCCTGAAGGTAAAGGGGATTTTAGATACCGGTTCATTCGGGGTTGATCGGAACGGTTTTGTGACGCTCAAGGAAGTAAACCAGGTATATGGTATATCTGATACTGCTACGTCAGTGCTGGTAAAACTCAGCCAGAACGGGGAAGAAGAGCGGTATAAAAAAATCCTCATGGAGTCTGGTATTGCTCAAAAGATCCGGACATTCCAGGAGAAGGGACAGGGATTTGTAAATGATGCTATCCGGAGCTTTGAGATAATTAATGCCATCTCAACCATGGTCAGCCTGGTTATCGCAATCGTGGTCATCTTCATTGTGATATTTATAAATACCATCAACAAACGCCGTCAGATAGGGATTCTGAAAGCTATCGGGATTAATAAAAAGATCATCATCTATTCCTACATCATTCAGGTTCTGATAATCGCAACCTGCGGTATTCTTCTGGGTCTGGCATTAAGCTCAGGCCTTGTTGCTTACCTTACGATCAATCCGCTTGTATTTCCCGGAGGAGCGGTGTATCCGGTGGTAGAACCAGGTCCCGTCATCCGAAGTGTCATCAGCCTGGCACTGGTATCGCTGATATCCGGATTTATCCCGTCATGGAAGACCGCAAATGAACCCATTCTTGATGCCATCAGGGGGCAGTAA
- a CDS encoding COG1361 S-layer family protein, which produces MLILVPASCVGSTDPTVIITGYKISPDVILPHDIGTIEVTLANTAMQASKTNTKPGGQEEMVAQSKTVPVNAFVESAILKTTDFTVLSGWYQDIGEIGPGQSTTLTFLVEAPDREGLYFPEVWIRVRGAESVKYPIPVNVNTRHTLIKQPSIRLSRSVPVNITPGSAFDITLDLQNEGLATAHDITVEIITPNTSLSSQSPERQFIRELKPGDSTTVALSFQSDNDIPIGIRQIPVRISYLNADGTRLVQNEQIGVLVQGTGELGIAKQILDPEQIFVGDMFSLVCRIENTGTDKAKSVRATLDIPFDGTKEAFVGTIGPDNDAPAVFTLKATQAGDIPFHLTIQYKDDFGIHEEVIPLHVFVGEKNGSGMIIILVLVVLAGAGFLYWRRQRQP; this is translated from the coding sequence ATGCTGATACTTGTACCTGCTTCCTGTGTGGGCTCCACGGATCCTACGGTTATCATAACCGGATACAAGATATCACCTGATGTCATTCTTCCCCATGACATCGGAACTATAGAGGTGACCCTTGCAAATACGGCCATGCAGGCATCAAAGACGAATACTAAGCCCGGCGGCCAGGAAGAAATGGTTGCACAGTCAAAGACAGTCCCGGTCAATGCCTTTGTTGAATCTGCAATACTCAAGACCACCGACTTTACCGTATTATCCGGATGGTACCAGGACATCGGGGAGATTGGCCCAGGTCAGTCAACAACTTTGACTTTCCTTGTAGAGGCACCTGACCGTGAGGGACTCTACTTCCCTGAAGTCTGGATTCGGGTCAGAGGAGCGGAGAGTGTAAAATATCCGATCCCGGTTAATGTAAATACCAGACATACCCTCATCAAGCAACCATCCATTCGCCTCTCACGGTCTGTACCCGTGAACATCACTCCGGGAAGTGCCTTTGATATAACACTTGATCTGCAGAATGAGGGACTTGCAACGGCCCATGATATAACGGTGGAGATAATTACTCCAAATACCTCGCTTTCATCGCAAAGTCCTGAACGACAGTTTATCCGTGAGCTGAAACCAGGTGACAGCACAACCGTGGCCCTTTCATTTCAGTCAGATAATGATATTCCCATCGGTATCAGGCAGATTCCGGTCCGCATCTCCTACCTGAATGCAGATGGTACCAGGCTTGTGCAGAATGAACAGATCGGGGTACTTGTTCAGGGAACCGGTGAACTGGGGATTGCAAAACAGATCCTTGATCCAGAACAGATATTTGTTGGTGATATGTTCAGCCTGGTCTGCAGAATAGAAAACACCGGAACTGACAAGGCGAAATCAGTCAGAGCAACGCTGGATATTCCGTTTGATGGTACCAAAGAGGCATTTGTCGGAACCATCGGGCCGGATAACGATGCACCAGCGGTATTCACCCTGAAAGCAACACAGGCCGGAGACATCCCCTTTCATCTGACAATTCAATACAAGGATGATTTCGGAATTCATGAAGAGGTAATACCACTTCATGTCTTTGTTGGTGAAAAGAACGGTTCAGGGATGATAATCATTCTGGTACTGGTGGTCCTGGCTGGAGCAGGATTTCTCTACTGGAGACGGCAGCGTCAGCCCTGA
- a CDS encoding ABC transporter ATP-binding protein, with the protein MIEVSDVTRIYQMGLVEVRALQGVNCRIESGEFVGIMGPSGSGKSTLLHILGLLDEPTAGTVTIDGIPVGTLSEEEKSDFRLNRLGYVFQDYALVPELSVQENVVLPAMARGISPNEYLRESEKILHEVGLGHRIHHRQYELSGGEQQRVAIARALINRPSILFADEPCANLDSNTSRTILNLFRDLNEKFGQTIIMVTHEDWHEEYMCRVLYMKDGLIEDEKACKMRRRDGVSESISDYL; encoded by the coding sequence ATGATAGAGGTAAGTGATGTCACCCGGATATATCAGATGGGGCTGGTGGAAGTCAGGGCTCTTCAGGGAGTAAATTGTAGAATAGAGAGTGGAGAGTTCGTCGGGATCATGGGGCCCTCAGGGAGTGGAAAATCAACTTTGCTGCATATCCTGGGCCTGCTTGATGAACCAACCGCAGGCACGGTCACTATTGACGGAATACCGGTGGGAACGCTGAGTGAAGAGGAGAAGAGTGATTTCCGGCTGAACCGACTTGGATATGTATTTCAGGATTATGCCCTGGTCCCTGAACTCTCGGTGCAGGAGAATGTTGTTCTTCCTGCCATGGCACGGGGGATTTCGCCAAATGAATACCTGAGAGAGAGTGAAAAGATCCTGCACGAAGTGGGGCTTGGTCACCGGATTCATCACAGGCAGTATGAACTCTCCGGCGGGGAGCAGCAACGGGTCGCCATCGCCCGGGCCCTGATAAACCGCCCAAGTATTCTCTTTGCTGATGAACCCTGTGCCAACCTTGACTCGAATACATCACGGACTATTCTTAATCTGTTCCGTGATCTGAATGAAAAATTCGGACAGACCATCATCATGGTTACCCACGAAGACTGGCATGAAGAGTACATGTGCCGGGTACTCTATATGAAGGATGGACTTATCGAGGATGAGAAAGCGTGTAAAATGAGAAGAAGGGATGGTGTTTCTGAGAGTATATCAGATTATCTCTGA